A stretch of Geobacter sp. DNA encodes these proteins:
- a CDS encoding Hsp70 family protein yields MIPLFHSAHWRQHIALDVGTATIRIATGLSPLTEYPSLIGLKRALCNGVVVDGETVSNILEPLMDRVRRFGIFKPCVLACAPSDARQEERQLLIDSIINAGAASVMIIPEPLAAAIGAGLDVSSPYAQMVIDIGEGVTDCAIIRSSKIRTTCAIRIGCDQMRRAIVSTAISYGSTIDDSHSDMLMRTNGLLRSPEHVGSVFTKMALLPVIEKIAATIDSFMRDLPHDVGCEIIENGICLTGGGALIPGVRDYFEQRTGISTTIATNPRASVAEGARAIVPVILFLNLWR; encoded by the coding sequence ATGATACCCCTGTTCCACAGCGCGCACTGGCGTCAGCACATTGCGTTGGATGTTGGTACTGCGACAATACGAATTGCCACAGGACTGTCTCCTTTAACGGAATACCCCTCTTTAATTGGGCTTAAACGGGCACTCTGCAACGGAGTGGTGGTGGATGGTGAGACTGTATCAAACATCCTGGAGCCACTTATGGATCGAGTACGTCGATTCGGCATTTTCAAACCGTGCGTTTTAGCCTGTGCCCCCAGCGATGCTCGCCAGGAAGAGCGACAATTACTAATCGACTCCATCATAAACGCCGGTGCAGCTTCGGTGATGATCATACCTGAACCACTTGCCGCTGCCATTGGTGCAGGTCTCGATGTTTCGTCTCCGTACGCTCAGATGGTAATTGATATTGGGGAAGGAGTTACTGATTGTGCAATCATACGCTCAAGTAAAATTCGGACCACTTGCGCAATCAGAATCGGGTGTGATCAGATGCGCCGCGCGATCGTATCTACAGCAATTAGTTATGGATCTACTATTGACGATTCGCATTCAGATATGCTGATGCGTACCAACGGACTGTTGCGTTCGCCTGAACATGTAGGCAGTGTATTTACAAAGATGGCATTACTGCCGGTAATAGAAAAAATTGCCGCTACAATTGATTCATTTATGCGGGATCTACCTCATGACGTGGGTTGCGAGATCATTGAGAACGGCATCTGTCTTACCGGCGGTGGGGCGTTGATTCCCGGAGTGCGAGATTATTTTGAACAGCGGACTGGCATCAGTACTACAATTGCCACCAATCCCCGTGCCTCGGTAGCAGAGGGTGCGCGTGCCATTGTGCCGGTTATTCTGTTTTTAAATCTATGGAGATAG
- a CDS encoding nucleoside diphosphate kinase regulator — translation MKERTNSRQIFITDFDLQRLEDLIENASSKPSRDGKYLEELGQELLRAEVVAPSGIPPDVITMNSRVCLTDMDSGEDLVYTLVFPGDANLESGKISVLAPIGTAMIGYRTGDRITWQVPSGIKKLKVKRILYQPEAAGDFHL, via the coding sequence ATGAAAGAACGTACCAACAGCAGGCAGATATTTATCACGGATTTCGATTTGCAGCGATTGGAGGATTTGATTGAAAATGCGAGCAGCAAACCATCTCGTGATGGCAAATATCTGGAAGAACTGGGACAGGAACTGCTTAGAGCAGAAGTGGTAGCTCCATCTGGCATCCCGCCCGATGTTATAACCATGAACTCACGAGTTTGCCTCACGGATATGGATTCTGGAGAAGACCTGGTCTATACGCTTGTATTTCCGGGTGATGCCAATTTAGAAAGCGGCAAGATTTCAGTGCTTGCCCCGATTGGTACTGCCATGATCGGGTACCGCACCGGGGATCGAATCACGTGGCAAGTACCTAGTGGCATTAAAAAACTGAAGGTGAAACGCATCCTTTACCAGCCGGAAGCTGCCGGAGATTTCCATCTGTAG
- a CDS encoding TIGR00730 family Rossman fold protein: protein MKMICVYCGSNPGRDSRYVEEACSFVREMTVRNIGLVYGGASIGVMGAIADTVLHEGGEVVGVIPQSLVDKEIAHNGLTELKIVGSMHERKALMAELSDGFIALPGGLGTLEEIIEVLTWAQLGFHTKPCGLLNILGYYDGLSSFLNHAVHEQFIKKEHHSMLIIENNPQRLLNQFLAYKSPLQMNKWIQRDGM, encoded by the coding sequence ATGAAAATGATCTGTGTGTATTGCGGTTCCAATCCCGGAAGAGACTCAAGGTATGTCGAAGAAGCCTGTTCATTCGTTCGTGAAATGACTGTACGTAACATCGGTCTGGTTTATGGAGGTGCGAGTATCGGCGTCATGGGGGCAATCGCTGACACTGTCCTGCATGAAGGCGGCGAGGTCGTCGGGGTCATTCCACAGAGTCTGGTTGACAAGGAAATTGCCCATAATGGATTGACCGAACTGAAAATTGTTGGCTCGATGCATGAACGGAAAGCACTTATGGCTGAGCTGTCTGACGGCTTCATAGCACTTCCTGGAGGTCTTGGAACGTTAGAGGAGATAATTGAAGTTCTCACGTGGGCACAACTAGGTTTTCATACAAAACCGTGCGGCTTGTTAAACATTCTTGGATATTATGATGGGTTATCATCTTTTCTGAATCACGCCGTACACGAGCAGTTTATAAAAAAAGAACACCATTCAATGCTCATTATTGAAAACAACCCTCAGCGACTTCTGAATCAATTTTTGGCATATAAATCTCCTCTGCAAATGAATAAATGGATCCAGCGTGATGGAATGTAA
- a CDS encoding QacE family quaternary ammonium compound efflux SMR transporter, with the protein MQKWVFLIVAIVSEVAGTSALKSAEGFTRLWPSTIVVLGYASAFYFLSLTLKAIPVGIAYAIWSGVGTALIVLVAWIFMGQKLDLPAVAGILLIFLGVLVLYVFSKSTAH; encoded by the coding sequence ATGCAGAAATGGGTATTCCTTATAGTAGCGATAGTTAGTGAAGTTGCGGGAACTTCAGCTCTAAAATCCGCCGAAGGTTTTACGAGGCTATGGCCTTCGACCATTGTTGTTTTGGGTTATGCCTCTGCTTTTTACTTTTTGTCGCTCACCCTAAAAGCTATCCCTGTAGGTATTGCTTATGCAATCTGGTCAGGCGTCGGGACAGCCTTGATAGTTTTGGTCGCTTGGATTTTTATGGGACAGAAACTAGACTTGCCTGCTGTGGCCGGAATCTTACTGATTTTCTTGGGAGTACTCGTTCTGTATGTATTTTCAAAATCAACAGCACACTAA
- a CDS encoding DUF2179 domain-containing protein, with the protein MKTLIRELIDSLLIVLGIFLAGMGIKGFLLSSHFIDGGVTGISMLLSNLLGYPLAILIPLINLPFIALGYHQIGSKFALKSVFAITGLALCLAFVNYPDVTPDKLLTAVFGGFFIGAGIGLAIRGGAVLDGTEIAALLISKSSNILKVGDVILILNIFIFSTAAFFLGIDSALYSVLTYFAASKTVDFLLHGIEEYNAIIIMSEKSDEIRVAIIRILSRGVTIYNGRGGKSGKPIDIIYCVVTRLEIGRVKNVTNEIDETAFVVIHPLADAVGGIIRKSVLH; encoded by the coding sequence ATGAAAACGCTTATTCGAGAATTGATTGATTCCCTTCTGATCGTATTGGGGATTTTTTTAGCCGGGATGGGTATTAAAGGTTTCCTGTTGTCGTCTCACTTCATAGATGGCGGAGTTACCGGTATATCCATGCTGCTGAGCAATCTGCTTGGCTATCCATTGGCGATCCTTATCCCGCTTATCAATCTCCCGTTCATCGCTTTGGGCTATCATCAGATCGGGAGCAAGTTTGCCTTGAAAAGCGTCTTCGCAATAACTGGTTTGGCTCTTTGTCTTGCCTTTGTCAACTATCCGGACGTAACCCCCGACAAGCTGCTGACAGCCGTTTTCGGTGGCTTTTTCATTGGCGCCGGAATAGGCTTGGCTATACGGGGTGGCGCGGTTCTTGACGGCACTGAAATAGCGGCTTTGCTGATCAGTAAAAGTAGTAATATTTTGAAAGTCGGCGATGTCATCCTCATCTTGAATATTTTCATCTTTTCCACTGCGGCTTTTTTTCTCGGCATCGATTCAGCGCTCTATTCTGTATTGACATACTTTGCAGCATCTAAAACAGTCGATTTTCTCCTTCACGGTATAGAGGAGTACAACGCCATAATCATAATGTCAGAAAAAAGTGATGAAATCAGGGTGGCAATCATCCGCATCCTGAGTCGGGGCGTGACGATTTACAATGGACGCGGTGGCAAGTCCGGCAAGCCTATAGATATTATCTATTGTGTCGTTACCAGGTTGGAAATCGGAAGGGTAAAAAATGTTACCAATGAAATTGATGAAACAGCATTTGTAGTAATTCACCCTTTAGCTGATGCCGTCGGCGGTATTATCAGGAAATCCGTCTTGCATTGA
- a CDS encoding DUF3124 domain-containing protein — MLQISFSTLVVLFLLLSWTVPNFCWSASSEIRLSKGQTVYVPAYSNVFTGPRKLPFQLATTLSIRNTDMSSSFQVTDIDYYDTSGKLIRRYLEKPYILGPLASSFVHIEEKDTSGGFGANFIVKWNSDKAINSPVIECVMIGATSGQGISFVSAGQEIK; from the coding sequence ATCCTCCAAATTTCTTTTTCTACCTTAGTTGTGCTGTTTTTACTGTTGTCGTGGACGGTCCCAAATTTCTGTTGGTCCGCTTCATCCGAGATCAGGTTGTCAAAAGGGCAGACCGTCTATGTGCCTGCTTACTCAAATGTTTTTACTGGCCCGAGAAAGCTGCCTTTCCAGCTTGCCACGACGTTGAGCATTAGAAACACAGACATGTCGTCCTCATTTCAGGTTACTGACATCGACTATTACGACACAAGTGGCAAATTGATTCGTCGTTATCTTGAAAAACCATATATCCTTGGTCCATTGGCTTCTTCCTTCGTTCATATTGAGGAGAAAGACACCAGCGGAGGTTTCGGAGCAAACTTCATTGTCAAATGGAACTCAGACAAGGCTATCAATAGTCCCGTCATCGAGTGCGTCATGATCGGAGCCACATCCGGACAGGGGATATCTTTTGTCAGTGCAGGTCAGGAAATTAAATGA
- a CDS encoding GHKL domain-containing protein: MKKQYYHVAVIVITTILILCLHLLSMQWFSNHIVLNELFYIPLILGVLRFGPKGALVTYLFVSAAYTPMFFGGWANSVPQLVDRSLHVVLSGLVAIFAGQLVTRERKRHRQAEQERYFSGIGQAATVIVHDLKNPLISILGFARRIQEGKGDTSLAAQTVTESAMTMQRIVNEVLEFARPIQLDSTEGDVRQSIQRACESCFIKAETKGVSFRVNSPPEPLICKVDSFQLERALVNLIDNSVDASYQGGNVIVTIASGKNMLTITIKDHGAGMNQETLDNLFTLTYTTKNEGTGFGVPISKKIIEAHGGTIRIKSKKNSGTEVIIDLPLKPANML, translated from the coding sequence ATGAAAAAACAATACTACCATGTTGCTGTGATTGTCATTACAACTATACTGATCCTGTGTCTGCATTTATTGTCAATGCAGTGGTTTTCGAATCACATTGTTCTGAACGAACTGTTTTACATCCCACTGATTCTTGGTGTGTTGCGTTTTGGTCCGAAAGGCGCTCTGGTGACCTATCTGTTTGTTTCGGCAGCATACACTCCCATGTTTTTCGGAGGTTGGGCGAACTCAGTTCCACAATTGGTTGATAGATCGTTGCATGTGGTGTTGAGCGGGTTGGTCGCTATTTTTGCAGGCCAACTTGTTACACGGGAGAGGAAAAGACACAGGCAGGCGGAGCAGGAACGTTATTTTTCTGGTATCGGCCAAGCTGCGACCGTAATCGTGCATGACCTGAAGAACCCGCTCATCTCGATTCTGGGGTTTGCTCGTCGCATCCAGGAAGGTAAAGGCGACACTTCACTTGCGGCTCAGACAGTCACGGAATCTGCAATGACCATGCAAAGGATAGTTAACGAGGTACTCGAATTTGCCAGGCCAATACAATTGGATTCCACAGAGGGGGATGTTAGGCAAAGTATTCAGCGGGCTTGCGAATCGTGCTTTATAAAGGCAGAAACGAAAGGAGTGAGTTTTAGGGTTAACTCCCCGCCTGAGCCTCTAATCTGTAAGGTTGATAGCTTCCAATTGGAACGGGCTCTAGTCAACCTGATTGATAATTCTGTTGACGCCTCATATCAAGGTGGAAATGTCATCGTGACCATTGCAAGCGGTAAGAATATGCTTACGATTACAATCAAGGACCATGGAGCCGGAATGAATCAAGAGACATTGGATAATCTTTTTACGCTGACTTACACGACAAAAAACGAAGGGACCGGTTTTGGCGTTCCTATCTCGAAAAAAATCATTGAAGCGCACGGCGGAACTATTCGAATAAAAAGTAAAAAAAATTCCGGTACAGAAGTGATCATAGACTTGCCTTTGAAGCCAGCTAATATGCTGTGA
- the ftsA gene encoding cell division protein FtsA, translating to MQHANENIVVGLDIGTSKICAVVGRQHNDHIEILGIGQSRTSGLRKGFVINIESTVKSIRKAIEGAELISGCSIKNVVVGIADRFMHGQNSNGMVTLKGREVTKNDVQRVIDLTQAVPLLADRRMLHVIPQEFIVDSYDGIENPLGISGERLEARVHLVTAASASVANIVKACGQAELVVDEVIFQPLASAQAVLMPEERDLGVVMIDIGSGTTDIATFRRGTLRHTSVIPVAGNHLTSDLAVGLRVTTSEAEQVKCIHGCCQGDIMDGEPPVELLTTIGVRNRFVSRDSIRNILYCRANEIFTIINRELTCSGFKSNLAAGAVITGGSSRLPGMVKLAEMVLNMPVRVGEPRHISGLADSVCLPQFSTGVGLVLSGFKVKHTPEIQTETLFDKLRLRINCLWG from the coding sequence ATGCAACATGCGAATGAAAACATAGTTGTTGGGCTGGATATTGGTACATCCAAGATCTGCGCTGTGGTTGGGAGGCAGCATAACGATCATATTGAGATTCTCGGAATTGGCCAGTCCCGAACCAGTGGGTTGCGTAAAGGTTTTGTGATTAATATCGAGAGCACAGTAAAGTCAATCCGCAAAGCAATAGAGGGAGCGGAACTCATTTCTGGATGTTCCATTAAAAACGTGGTGGTGGGGATTGCCGACAGATTCATGCATGGTCAAAACTCTAACGGCATGGTGACGCTCAAGGGGCGCGAAGTTACAAAGAATGACGTGCAACGGGTCATTGATTTGACGCAAGCTGTACCGCTTCTTGCAGACCGCAGAATGCTACATGTTATCCCACAAGAATTCATCGTTGACTCATACGATGGAATTGAGAATCCTCTGGGAATAAGCGGTGAGAGGCTGGAGGCTCGGGTACACCTCGTCACAGCGGCATCTGCAAGTGTTGCGAATATCGTGAAGGCGTGCGGGCAGGCTGAATTGGTAGTGGATGAAGTTATCTTTCAGCCTCTGGCGTCTGCACAGGCAGTGCTTATGCCAGAAGAGCGGGATCTTGGGGTGGTCATGATCGACATCGGCAGCGGTACAACGGATATTGCAACATTCAGAAGAGGGACGCTCCGGCATACTTCTGTGATACCAGTTGCCGGCAACCACTTGACCAGTGATCTTGCTGTTGGGCTACGCGTTACTACAAGCGAAGCTGAGCAAGTCAAATGTATCCATGGTTGTTGTCAGGGAGACATAATGGACGGAGAACCCCCGGTTGAACTCCTTACGACAATTGGCGTTCGCAATCGCTTTGTGTCCAGGGACAGCATTCGCAACATTCTTTATTGCCGGGCTAACGAAATATTCACCATTATTAACAGGGAGCTAACTTGTTCAGGATTCAAAAGTAACCTGGCTGCCGGTGCAGTGATTACTGGTGGCTCTTCGCGCCTTCCAGGTATGGTTAAGCTGGCCGAGATGGTGCTCAACATGCCGGTACGGGTAGGCGAACCACGGCATATCAGCGGACTCGCTGATAGCGTCTGCTTGCCGCAGTTTTCCACAGGTGTCGGTCTCGTATTGAGTGGCTTCAAGGTTAAGCATACGCCGGAAATTCAAACGGAAACCTTATTTGATAAACTCAGGTTGAGGATTAACTGTCTGTGGGGATAA
- the pal gene encoding peptidoglycan-associated lipoprotein Pal, which translates to MCNRMIGVFLILCCGAFWVNGCANKEMVKKEESSITTHIEKNLAEPFINDTLPREEKQSAGSTFGIVKASSETQVLAVSEIILEKIHFDFDSYLLGYAARDTLSKNAEYLLKKNTAVKIQIEGHCDEHGSDEYNLALGEKRAQAAFNYLETLGVPSARLSVISYGKEMPLNNGHDEAVWAQNRRAEFVIIK; encoded by the coding sequence ATGTGTAACCGGATGATAGGTGTTTTCTTGATTCTTTGTTGCGGTGCCTTTTGGGTCAATGGTTGTGCCAACAAAGAAATGGTAAAGAAGGAAGAATCTTCAATTACAACACACATCGAGAAGAATTTAGCTGAACCGTTCATAAATGACACACTGCCACGTGAAGAAAAGCAATCAGCAGGGTCAACTTTTGGTATTGTGAAAGCATCGTCAGAAACTCAGGTGCTGGCAGTCAGTGAAATTATCTTGGAGAAAATCCATTTCGATTTCGATTCATACCTTTTGGGTTATGCTGCTCGTGATACTTTAAGCAAGAACGCTGAATATCTTTTGAAGAAAAACACGGCTGTCAAGATCCAGATTGAAGGTCACTGTGATGAACATGGTTCAGATGAGTACAACCTGGCCTTAGGTGAAAAGCGGGCACAGGCAGCATTCAACTATTTGGAGACATTGGGAGTCCCTTCTGCACGGCTTTCTGTCATTAGCTATGGCAAGGAAATGCCACTTAATAATGGACACGATGAAGCTGTGTGGGCTCAAAACAGACGCGCTGAATTCGTTATTATCAAATAG